Proteins found in one Lycium ferocissimum isolate CSIRO_LF1 chromosome 6, AGI_CSIRO_Lferr_CH_V1, whole genome shotgun sequence genomic segment:
- the LOC132059935 gene encoding uncharacterized protein LOC132059935: protein MVLVDLVFHHGGVWIRDPKLLYSMKNVHKWEGYDPDLLSYIDIVNEYKNSLGFVGVQQLIVSVPSGKYYEIEGDDGITTLLSFVNGEFDVINLFAVEDNELSIDVENIKVNDAATDCSSHGTDNGSNDGSDESDYDSAQMEAFAKERNRTINEKLSNYKDLHKFMTFKGIDEARRYMSLYALCHGYNFTLKKSDPLRVRYTCKKECNFVCLISGEKNVAGVSVKTLKGEHKCEPSFENHSVKATTIAYYFKEKVQGNPKYKIKDMRADLKTAFNINASFGKAKRAKRMILEDLEGSFVDDYKNLVGYVNALKESNPGSDIVLKVSKAALAEGKRRFLRMYICFDALKKGFRAGLRPFIGLDGTFLKGKAKGQILTAVAQDSMNHFYPIAWAVVDKETKATWLWFLELLGKSLNLNNGEGITLVSDMQKGLIEAVQQALPAALHRFCVKHIEANWRKKGKKTKEMTKVLWWCAWSTYREELDDHLKTLGDLSEEAKDHLLDYPIETWCRTFFDTVCKNQKVENNLVESFNSWILVPRHKAIIGMLEEIRIKVMEMVSNNEEEVLTWATEWSPESIQMYNEFQKIANRCTLHFNGDYGFEVSEGNDKHIVNLSIKKCTCRVWDLTGIPCPHAIKALHYKNLDPLKEIHWWYSKEAYLLTYHHKLQPVPGPKFWKIDPAEAMEPPPLVNMAGRPREKRKRDKDEALKRQTGWVAPRKGRVMTCSTCGLIGHNSRGCGKLDKMNGEGTSKSGQLKGKKDKQPMKRPSKNKQPMKRPSKNKQPMNMQMRLVDEEVVDEAPLIFPDIATVDDLPLSAPQPSQSIVDPSPSDHDFEYPGLELEEDLPLRPRGVSELKSRLQQRQKQPILTGSRQISFIGDARGLSKPSELYAPKGLSSNGNIYLIGRQLEQMRVEKIKARKGNGKAQQ from the exons ATGGTTTTGGTTGATTTGGTGTTTCACCATGGTGGTGTGTGGATAAGAGATCCAAAACTGCTATATTCTATGAAGAATGTTCACAAATGGGAAGGTTATGATCCTGATCTCTTATCTTATATAGATATCGTTAATGAATACAAAAATAGTTTAGGGTTTGTGGGTGTTCAACAACTGATTGTGTCTGTCCCTTCTGGAAAATATTATGAAATAGAAGGTGATGATGGGATTACGACATTATTGTCTTTTGTTAATGGTGAGTTTGATGTGATAAACCTATTTGCTGTTGAGGATAATGAATTGTCTATTGATGTTGAGAACATAAAGGTTAATGATGCAGCTACAGACTGTAGCTCTCATGGTACTGATAATGGTAGTAATGATGGGTCTGATGAATCTGATTATGATAGTGCACAGATGGAGGCTTttgcaaaagaaagaaatagaacAATCAATGAAAAGTTGTCTAATTATAAGGACTTACACAAATTTATGACATTCAAAGGTATAGATGAAGCTAGGAGATACATGAGCTTATATGCATTGTGCCATGGTTATAATTTTACTTTGAAAAAAAGTGATCCATTAAGGGTTAGGTATACCTGTAAAAAAGAATGCAACTTTGTGTGTCTAATTTCTGGTGAAAAAAATGTTGCTGGTGTTAGTGTGAAAACACTAAAAGGAGAACATAAGTGTGAACCTTCCTTTGAAAACCATAGTGTTAAGGCAACTACAATTGCATACTACTTCAAGGAAAAGGTACAAGGTAACCCCAAATATAAGATTAAAGATATGAGAGCTGATCTTAAAACAGCTTTTAACATTAATGCTTCCTTTGGTAAGGCTAAGAGAGCCAAAAGAATGATTTTGGAAGATTTGGAAGGTAGTTTCGTTGATGATTATAAAAATCTTGTTGGATATGTAAATGCCTTGAAGGAGAGTAATCCAGGAAGTGATATTGTCCTCAAGGTTTCAAAAGCTGCACTTGCTGAAGGCAAACGAAGATTTTTGAGGATGTACATTTGTTTTGATGCTCTGAAGAAGGGGTTTAGAGCAGGACTGAGACCCTTTATTGGCTTGGATGGGACCTTTTTGAAAGGTAAAGCCAAAGGTCAAATATTAACTGCTGTTGCTCAAGACTCAATGAACCACTTTTATCCCATTGCTTGGGCTGTTGTGGACAAAGAAACCAAAGCTACTTGGCTGTGGTTCTTGGAATTGCTTGGGAAGTCTCTAAACCTCAACAATGGAGAAGGGATCACATTAGTCTCAGACATGCAAAag GGACTAATTGAGGCAGTCCAACAAGCTCTACCTGCTGCTTTGCATAGGTTTTGTGTGAAACACATAGAAGCtaattggagaaagaaagggaagaaaacCAAAGAAATGACTAAGGTTCTTTGGTGGTGTGCATGGAGCACCTATAGAGAGGAGTTGGATGATCATCTGAAGACATTGGGTGATTTGTCAGAAGAAGCCAAAGACCACTTGTTGGACTACCCAATAGAAACTTGGTGTAGGACTTTCTTTGACACAGTTTGCAAGAACCAGAAGGTAGAAAACAACTTGGTTGAATCATTCAACTCCTGGATATTGGTACCTAGACACAAAGCTATCATTGGGATGCTTGAGGAAATAAGAATAAAGGTGATGGAGATGGTGAGCAACAATGAAGAAGAGGTGTTGACTTGGGCTACTGAATGGAGTCCAGAATCTATACAAATGTACAATGAATTTCAGAAGATTGCTAATAGGTGTACTTTACATTTCAATGGTGATTATGGGTTTGAGGTGAGTGAAGGGAATGACAAGCACATTGTCAATTTGTCTATTAAGAAGTGCACTTGCAGGGTGTGGGACCTCACTGGAATCCCATGTCCCCATGCAATCAAGGCACTTCATTACAAGAACCTTGATCCCTTGAAAGAGATCCACTGGTGGTACTCAAAAGAAGCATATCTCTTGACTTATCATCATAAGTTACAACCAGTTCCAGGACCAAAGTTCTGGAAAATAGATCCAGCAGAAGCAATGGAACCACCACCTTTGGTAAACATGGCTGGCAGAcctagagagaaaagaaaaagagacaaAGATGAAGCACTTAAGAGGCAAACTGGGTGGGTTGCCCCAAGGAAAGGAAGAGTTATGACATGTTCAACTTGTGGACTTATTGGACATAATTCTAGGGGTTGTGGAAAG TTGGACAAAATGAATGGTGAAGGCACTTCTAAGAGTGGCCAGTTGAAGGGTAAGAAGGACAAGCAGCCAATGAAGAGACCAAGCAAGAACAAACAACCAATGAAGCGGCCAAGCAAGAACAAGCAACCAATGAACATGCAAATGAGACTAGTCGATGAAGAAGTTGTGGATGAAGCACCTCTTATATTCCCTGATATTGCAACAGTGGATGACTTGCCCTTGTCAGCTCCACAACCTAGTCAGTCCATAGTTGATCCATCCCCTAGTGATCATGATTTTGAATATCCTGGACTTGAACTTGAAGAAGATCTACCTTTAAGGCCAAGAGGTGTGTCAGAGTTGAAGTCTAGACTCCAACAAAGACAGAAGCAACCCATACTAACTGGATCAAGACAAATCAGCTTCATTGGTGATGCTAGAGGTTTAAGTAAACCAAGTGAGTTGTATGCACCAAAAGGTCTCTCATCGAATGGTAATATATATCTTATTGGAAGACAGTTAGAGCAGATGAGAGTGGAGAAAATTAAGGCAAGAAAGGGTAATGGGAAGGCACAACAGTGA
- the LOC132061469 gene encoding uncharacterized protein LOC132061469, with product MEEAISNYNGKIWIFIDSEIQWEILMNTDQQITLKVHYPNLGTSIISTFVYATCDAGERSELWDNLYHLASAMVLPWMVGGDCNVILSDEEKLGGLPVTLNECEDFAFYINSYELFDTGSPYLNFMLKLKKLKMVLSQWSKETFGDIFQQLAIREEIVKVKEALFEEDPSVVNSVVLQKAQAEMKQYLNLEEQYWKQKAQFSWYTEGDRNTAFFHNYVTGKRRNLLIKGIHDGCRLWVDSMKQISQEAIKFFQKQFT from the exons ATGGAAGAGGCCATTTCTAATTATAATGGAAAGATATGGATTTTCATTGATTCTGAAATTCAATGGGAAATCCTTATGAATACTGATCAACAAATAACTCTTAAAGTACATTATCCAAACCTGGGCACAAGCATTATCTCTACTTTTGTCTATGCTACGTGTGATGCAGGTGAAAGGTCAGAGTTGTGGGATAATTTGTATCATCTAGCAAGCGCTATGGTTCTTCCCTGGATGGTTGGAGGGGATTGTAATGTCATTTTGTCTGATGAAGAGAAATTGGGTGGTCTTCCAGTTACTCTTAATGAATGTGAGGACTTTGCCTTTTATATTAACTCTTATGAGTTGTTTG ATACTGGTTCTCCTTATCTAAATTTTATGCTGAAACTTAAGAAGCTTAAAATGGTGCTATCTCAATGGAGCAAAGAAACATTTGGTGACATTTTCCAACAGCTTGCTATTAGAGAGGAGATAGTGAAAGTGAAAGAAGCTTTATTTGAAGAGGACCCTAGTGTTGTGAATAGCGTTGTTCTACAAAAGGCTCAAGCTGAAATGAAGCAGTACCTTAATTTGGAGGAACAATATTGGAAACAGAAGGCACAGTTTTCATGGTATACTGAAGGTGATAGAAATACAGCCTTTTTTCATAACTATGTTACTGGGAAAAGGAGGAACCTATTGATCAAAGGGATTCACGATGGCTGTAGGCTTTGGGTGGATTCTATGAAGCAAATTTCACAGGAAGCTatcaaattttttcaaaaacaattCACCTAA